ttttttttttgtctttgttttaaaaaataatcaacattCAGGGTTCTCCCTATAGGCTTAAACTATTTCTATGTGCAATACAATGCTAAAGAGGCTTTGCTAGTCAGTAGCCAGTGCTTATCAGGTTGGTGAATTgatgcatattttaaattatgtacaGACCAGGTTTATAATTTTTCCAGGATCTTAATTCATTCTATAAAATTACTTgtaccattttaaaatttgtagaagaaaaaatcctttttaaaaaataaattgcctctttgaaaataccttttattaattaaattttgcaGTAACAACATTGTATTAGTTTAttagtttgttatttttccagaaatttggttttccttttactgAGTTTACAGTTTGATTTTACAAGTTTTCCCTCAGCTTTATTCCTGAGAGCTGGAGAATTCACCATGGGGTATTATACTTTAAATTTCACTTTAATATTCTCTAGTTCATCCAAGACAAGGTGATGTTTCTATAGGCTAAAGCACAGATTCATTCCACCTAATTTCACTGAgctattcaaattaaaaatttgtttgttttattacatAATTGATTTTGGGTCAAGGTCTCACCCAGATCTTGAATGGTCTGAATTGGACTTTGCGAATGTCCCTTTCCCCCTCTATTTTATAAGCTCCTAACTTGGGAGGCTTCCTTAAGTGTACGAAGTCATGTGGTTCAATGACCTgctgtcctttaaaaatgaactgaGAGCGTGGCTAGTGAAATTGAGAGACAGAAGCAGTAAACCTCCCCTTAAAGACCCAAATTGAACATAAGGTATAAGGGGATTTCTGTCTTAACGGTAACTTGaaaaatttttcagtttgtgtatGTTTGATCTCAGACTTTGACTACTACATCATTTCATTAAGAACAAATCAAATGcgtttgttgttttttactcGAGATATTAGTTTACTggttatgtatatattttaagttatgATCTCTGTACATACTCAGAATTGTTATTAAAATTGAAGagtaagtaaagaaaaaaaggattatttcttAGACTGTAATTTGTGATGTAACAATAGTTTCATACTGTTTTATTAGCTGTGCAGTGTGAGAGGAAACCTATTGAAGTGTCAAGAGAGAAGTCTTCAAACTGTGCAGCTTCTACAGAAAAGATCTACATTCGGAAAGATCTTCGCAGTCCATTAGCTGCAACTCCAACTTTTGTAACAGACAATGAAACAGCAAGGTATGTAAATTCTACTCCAAAAGCAGCTGTCTCTGTTTCTGGAAATCACCCCCAAATTAAAATGCGTGCTGTTTTGTGTCAGGTCGACAGGTCTGCTGGAATCAGGAATGTTTGTTAACATTCATCAGTCTGGGATAAAAAGCGAGCCTACTGTTTTGATGACTCCAGATAAGGTATGTGACGATATGACTGCTATGCTAAGTGCTGATTCATATACTTTTTGTTTGCTATAATGGTGTATGTAGGGATGGAaggttgttctgttttgttgtacctttgttttaataaattcatgtttaaaacattcatttacAATATTGCCCAGTGCTGTAGATGCCTTCTCTTCAAAAGAATGCTTCTAGCCCTGCGTAGTAAAAATGCTAAAAACTCTGCAAAGCAAATGCCTTCCTCCCCCATTTCTGGAGAGCCTTAAGGGCCACCTTATTTTACTTTGTGGTAATCCTGACACTTCGAGATTGCTTTTCTTCCAATACAGTGAGGTGTTTGTAAAACCTCACATGGCTATGGCATTGTCACAgtgcatttcaaaaatactgttagtttttctttttttttccctttattgctaatattttttcaaagctaaTAAGAGCTGTCTGAgcaacagtttttgtttctgatatatttctgagctggttttcatttgtttccgTTTTGTTACACATACCAATCCACTAAATCGATGTGATAATGTCCCTACACATGCACAGTAGgaagcttctgtatttttctagcTGATATTAAATTACCTCACACTGTTTATGTGCATTTTTCCTCACTCTGTCTGCAAAAGGCCCCATCAAATgttgtttcttccatttcatttttctggcaCTGTCTCTATGACTAAGTGAGTTAAATGACACGTAGCATGCTGGTTTTAGTAGCAGCTTACTTGCCTGTAAACGTGCATTTTCcgcattatttatttatttatttattgtggaGTAGGGTGGGAAACATGGCTTAACTGCCTACTTGAAGTACTGGTCACTACTGAAACAGCTTGTTCCCTTGCAATTAAATAAAGTTATAACAAAAAGGCTGCAGCAGAgttattttcctgcttgcttGAAGGTGACTTTTTGTATGTTCCTCCTCTTCAAACATTCTCCTATTAGTATGATATTGTTTACatgaggagggaagggagggagggaggaaggcagggagggaggaaggaaggaaggagggaaggagggaaggaaggaaggaagataaaaatgcaaTCTAGTTCAGCCTTACAGTCCCAGTTACTGACCAGTGAGTGGATATGCTGAAACTTCTGCCTGCACTTGCTTGCCATCTGTAGcattctttctgaaagaaatagatAGCTATTACTTGTAAATGtccaaatatttcatattttagaaGCAGTGCAGGGTCTAATTACTACATTATGATTACACATGTAATGAATACAATAATCTTCTTACAGGTCTATTCACAAGCTCAGTTCATTAGTGTGGAAGTTAGATTCTTATATTACAAGTTGTCTGCTGCCAAtatgaaagaattaaaagctATAATATTCCCTTAGGTTGAAGCCTGTCAGGGAGATTTAAGTACACTGGCAAATGTGGTGACATCACTAGCAAACCTCGGTAAATCCAAAGACATGTCACAAAGCAGTACAGAGCTATCTATGATTGAGAGTTTAAGTAATGGAGATGCGTCATTATCTGAACTCCAGCAAGAAGAACAAGCTAGTAGTGATGTTACAAGGTAAGGCGCATTACACTTGAAAATATTATACTTTTCAAGAATGTCTCTGTTCATTCAGAGCATTAATTAAGTCATCACAATGTAAGTAATTTATCTGCATCTAAAATAATAGTAGTAAGAGCATGAGCTCATGTTGAAGATCAAGCTTGTAAGATTATTCTAAATTAAATCATAAGTTTGgtttgagaaataaatacagttatttGTTCTTGGAATTAATTTCAATGTAAATCAGCTGATTTccatacttttttgtttgtccttAATAATGTGTGTTAGATCTTCTACTATATTCATAGTACTTTGTATCATCCTGGAAAACTGTTTCTTAACGATCACATACGTGTAAGTAGTTTAATGCCCATAGCTGCTAATTGCCTTAAAAGCTTGAAAAGCGTTTTCTTTCTAGATGGGAGAACTCAAAGAATGCTCACTGTCAGTACAAATGCATTCATTATATATCTTACGAACTTGTGTCCTGCACTGTTTTTAACTGAGCCATTTTGGTGAGCATACATGTGAGGTATTCTGTGTAGTACTTAGTTATTCCTTCAGTCAGAATCATGTTCTTCCTTGATTGTCATTCCATGCAGGCTTCTGACAATTGTCCCAGCAATATTTCTTTACACCCCATCTATATTATAcatgttgttttgaaaatgcataCGTAGAGTAAATcgatcaagaaaaaaagattggtATATAGTAAAGTAGTTTGTACTGACTCAAATACATGATTTCCCCTTTGCTCCACTCTACTACTCAGTATAATTGCAAGCAGAATGcatttgttctgcttctttcttcatATGTACTACTTAGAAAGTCAGTGTGACCTTTGCTGTGTTCTCCTAGGTGAAGAACATGAAGTGTAAGGAGTGTTGTTGTATATGCTGATAAACATCAGTCAGTAATATGGCTGTTCAATAAGATGCAGTAATAAGGTTGCGTGATTACCTGTTACTTGTTTATTTCCTGGCACTTTCAGATGCTTGCTTTTGCcaacttcagtgtttctgttcagttttaaaatccGTCTACAGAAATCCATCAAGTTCTCAGCCAGCGAGCTTGAAAGAGCTCTGACTCAGGTTAACGTGTACTCGTGTCTAGTAGGTCACCTAACAGATCCGCAGTAGggagtttcaaagaaaatattcctgtgaAAGGGAAGTTGTTACTCaaacagaaactaaaatttctgttgaaatctTTGATTTCCGTGTCAGACCCTGTGCCAGCTTGATCGTATAGACACAGGtgttcactgaagaaaatgattttaagggGTTTCAATTAGCAGGTTTTATCTATCAgtgtttttcatgtattttattatattcCATTGCTTGCAGCTACAGAAGTTAAGCTTTCAATTTTGCTGACACAAGTTTAGCGTATAACTTTGTTGCTAGTATTCCGCTGCTTTTATATTGTAATGTTACATGCTTTGTCCTCTAATGGCTTCATTATCTATGTTCATATTTTACAGCTAATCAGGAGTCCTGTTATATATCTGTTAGTGGCTGAGCTCGACGAAAAGAGAACCAAAGTTGTTTCTAACAAAGGGTATCAATATGATGTATTTAATGTtgataatacattttttcttactttgcGAGCTGGTTTTTGTAACTTCAAGGCAAGCTCTGGTCTGGATTCTCTTTTCCTTGGTGTTTTAACTTGCAACCATTGCTCATGTTGAGACACAATACATGAAAAGGACCTACAATGTAGAGCCATTAAGAAGCAAAACTTCTGCTTACTTTTGCAGGCTTTCTTCTGCAAATTTATGATATAGGAGGCAGAAGATTTATTTGAAAGCAGACATCCAAGAATAAGTTGGAAACAAAGTACCATGGGAGGACATGGTTAGCAGGGTACCTGCCCAACATTATGTAAAAAGGATGCTGTAACCTAAGCTAGAATAAAAACAGAGTTGTAGCAGAGGCATATAACGTTACCTGTTGGAGAAAGGGGAGATCTTGTTCCTGGGTTACATTTCTGTCCCTGCTACATGCAAGAGCTCTGAAAAGATCCTATTTTCCTAAGCAGCTGCCATTGAGCTACTGATTTTGCCTTATTATACCTAAGGCAACCAAGAGGGAGCCACACAGGACCTGAAACTCAGATTTGCTAGCAGAAGGACAATATAATTTCAGAGCTTGCCCATGAGTGCACTCTGTATCTGTTCGCTTTCCATATATTTGAGACAGAAAACTTCCCAGGTACATCTGTGTAGTCCACTTGTGCACTCCCCAGTCACCCTCCTGTGTACACAAAAAGGTGTGCAGGCTAGGTCCTGGGCTAGGATCAAAAACTGTTCTAGCTAATTTACCGTCTGAAGCCTAAGGCAGTGTCAGCAGCTAGTTTattgtgttgtttcttttggttGTAAATGGTTATGTTGAACACAGTATGCACttagggtggttttttttagtATATTAATATATGTAGGTAGCAAAGGAGTATGGAAGAAAAGGTAGGCAGAGTTCTACTTCAGACTTGGGCATTAAATCAGTAATTTTAGATATTGTGGCAGTAAACACGTCTGTACAAATTGAGAATCATGTCCACGAAATCATCTTCTGTAAAGTTTTCAGATCTCTGCGTGAGTTTTTCATGTGACTTTGTACAAATGATACTGCTCTCAGGATATGTCATCTGTCTGTAGGCAGTAATCAAGCCTGTATATTTGTGACTGTAGATGTATCAGTTTTGGTTCTCAGGTGTGTTCGTGCACACAATGGATGTGTTatcaagcaggaaaataaagagtAATACATCTGTGCTCCTCCTGGCATCTCCCCAGTAATGTTAGTGCACATGCCTTGGTCTTCACAGGAGTCGCTGCCCCACCTCAAGGGATACTAAGGATGGTATTGAAAGCATGTGAGTGCTTTCTCTTACATATTTAGAAGCTGTCTTCTCAAATTAAGTTGAATAAACTAACCACAACTCATTGCTTATAGAAGCTTATTCCTTCTGTTTGTGCTTGTTAGCagcaaaaatctgtaaaatttaCACGTGCAGTAAGTTGTTTTAACAGCAGCCTGATGATCATGTGCTCAAAATGCTTATGCCAGCACTCTCAGTAAACATCACTAAAGAGATCTTGAAAGGCAAACTGTGATTCAGCAGCACAGTCAGTATGTCAAAACTGTGAATTTGTTGGCAACTAGTGCGAACAGGATCTGCTGCTAatttttttgcttcagagaCACTGTAAGTTTGAGTTTtcagggattttgttttgtatagTGGCAGGAAAAGCATGTTGatgacttttattttccaagtctttgtttttttttctttggttattTGAAACAGACATCTGAATACAGGTTTCAGACATGTGCAGATTCCTCCTAAATTGAAATGGTCTcttaagatgatttttttttttcgttttatattttcttgatCATACAGGGCATTTGATACCCTTGCAAAAGCATTAAATCCAGGAGAGAGTGCAGCGTGCCAGAACTCTGACAGCGTTGAAGGCAGCGTCCAGCTGATCGGGGGAGAAACAAGCATGAATATCGTTGAAATAGAGGGCCCACTGCTCAGTGATGCCCATGTAGCATTCAGGGTACGTAATACTCTTTATTTTTGGctgtttataaacattttagTTTGGTGGTACAATGTAATTAATGATctgattacattttcttttgaatttctttgaaGAGTAATTATTCAGGTATCAGCATTCATTTCCGATGAATGCACTGCTTTTGTTCACTGGTTAGCTGTTTGCTTGGGAAAATTAACAGCTCTCAGTTGTTTACTTGaactgtttgttttactgttttttaccTGAAAAATAGTAGGTGATCAGAGCAAAGGGATTTACATGGAAAACTTTAACAGCTAAGGGAACATATAGTTGCTTTTTTAGAGAGGCAAATATTTTCTgacttcatttctctttttatgagCATGtaaaaattactcttttttttttcatcatattgtTATTCATGGACAAATCAAAAATTTTGCTCATCTTTTAGTTTGCATTAAATGTTGCCTCTCTGAACAACACAGTTTGGTtactaaaataaacatatctCTAATGTAaatgtcagttttgttttaaattgtcttagccaaaccattttattacaaaattttGATACCTGACGATAAAACTAATACTCTATAATTAGGAATTTCGGGTCAATTCCCAATTTCTTTACATACACAGGTGAAAGTTACATATTTATCTATATGTAAGCGTAAGCAACATCATTCTAATTACAGTGGTACTTCTAAAACTTCTCTTCTTTACATAATGCCTCCAAAGTTGAGttttatttgggatttttcaTCCCCAGGGTTCCCAGACATAAATCTTTATCTAAGCTAAGATTCaaaattttcatcatttttgttgctttgcagTCACTGTGGAATATACGCAGTGTGGCTAGTAAGCCAAAAAACAGtcattcaattttatttcaggatTATCTCacgtttatttaaaaataatgttactttcttctcttaaaccctggaagttatttttcatattacGTTTTATAtggagaaagtaaaataattgacttgcacttatttatttttttatttattttattttctggcagCTCACCATGCCTTCTCCTATGCCTGAATATCTTAATGTTCACTATATCTGCGAGTCTGCTTCCAGGTTGCTGTTCTTGTCCATGCACTGGGCACGTTCCATTCCGTGTTTCCAAGCTTTAGGGTAAGTGTTCAATTACTCTATTTGCTCATGTTGTGAATACacacttttaaatttattatttgtacAGTAGTCTTCAGGgacacttaaaaatataaaccaagTTTATTAAAACTGTTCTACAAATCTTCAATATGAAGGCAGATATGCTGAATCAAAACTACTCACAGCTTCAGTTCAGTTCAAGTACTTGGTTgggtttcaaagaaaaaaggtagtAGATTCATCACGATCAAATGCCTGCTCGCTGCCTCTTCTTGCataaattttcagtaaatagGACTTGCTATCATTTTTGAATAGCTCCCTCCAAAACTTAAGATGCTTATCAGGCAGTTGCCAAAAAGAAGCCCCTTTCTGAAGCTTCAAATACTGCTATCTTTATAAGTGAGGTAGTAGTATTTTTGCCTTCAGTAAACTATGTGAAGAACATGCTTAGCTAGGTTCAGCAAGCTTTAGGATTAATTTGTCGAGTTGTAGAGgattttccaaaaacaaatgcagtagccagaaagtaatttttattattctctgtAAAGTTTGTGTAACATCCTGTTTTTCCAGCAAAATTCAGTGTATTGCTTAACATTCTCAAGCTAAATGTAGTAGTACATTGCTGATCATCATGAGAAAACAACTCAAAACGACACGGGGAAAAGTGATGTATGTTACTATCAGAAATCAAGATTGTGAAGACAAATCAAATAAATCAGCTGTGTTAAAATATGATACAAGTCTATCATCAGTGATACAAAAGGAGTGTAAAATCATGTTTGTTGCTCatctagtgtttttttcttgtaattcaGTATCAGAATAGTAGTAGCAAAGAGAATTCCTGTTTATAGTGAGGGATTGTCTCCTTTCTTGTCACAAGCATTGATGATCTGTGTTTACTCAAATGTTTAAGCTGAATTACTCTACATTGTTTAAGACATTGCACTGTGTGTAATTCAAGCCTGtgttttgaagaaggaaaaattaacattttgtaaaaCTAAACAATAGCAAGGAGGGAAAAGTGGGTAAATGTGATATTTTAGTAGAAATTGTTGTCCTGCGGGATTTCAAAATACTTAGCAAATTAACATAGTGAACTGCGTCcttgtacattttaaaaagttttttgcTACAGAGAGACAATGCAAAGTAGTGTTACAACAACAAATAggaattgttttcttcaaataaaatctgcaaaagaCCTGCCTGTCCAGAAAGATTTAACAAGAAATGTGTATAGAAGATCtgcattttttgaaatgtgtcaCTTCCCAATATATTTGTCTGTTTGAATAAGAAAATGGAGGAGTAGACTTTCTGAAAGTTGTTAATACTCGCCTGTGCTAACATTTGCAGTCCCAGTCAAGATCATGGGCAACAGTGGAGGCTTATTTGATATTAATGAAGCTTTTTAAAGTTGAGGACATTACGTGCTGtataattttaacttttagaAGGGTGACTcatatatcatttttaaaatgaaaataaattcatggTATTAGCAGTTGAGAGGAGTTGATGAGCCAGAGCAAAGCGCtaattgttttgtaaaataattgtATCCAAGTGGTTCCCTCCCCAAGCACTGTTTTCCTTAGTCTCGGCAAGATAGTTGGCTTAGACATACTAATTTAGGTAATGATATCAAGATACTGCTTAGTTCATTTTCCTGCACAAGAATCTCTGTAGGCAAAAGGGATTCCTACTGAAATGTTAAGCAGGCTGGTTACAGCCACTTAGTTTTTTTGGGGCTACGTGTGATCAGCTAATTCTGGTATAAGTTTGATCATCCATAAAGTAATGGATTAGCTTTAATATGGAGAGctttaaatatgcttttcttctttgaaaatccTGTGGTTCTTTTTAACTTCCATGTGGTCATGTGGTTCTTTTAACTTTCCGTTATTTATATTTACTGGCTAAAACTGTGAACCATGGTACTTGAATTTGACTCCTCAGTAGTAGGATTTCCTTTTTATAAGGTACTGAGCTCTTGTTAAGCCCTACAAGTTAGAGATGCTTGGCATCACTGAAAGTTAGGTTACTAATATGGAAGGGCTGAATATTAATAGGCCTAATTTTAAGtttcagcataaaaaaaataataaaaaaaagacttagAAATTGCACCAAACTGTCAgatttcaagttaaaaaaaatcaaattaaagaCTTTTGAGTCTATTCTACAACCACAATACAGCAAcaatgcaaacttttttttgcccATGCATATAAATCTTACCTAAAAATGAGTGTGAATCCTAGGAAAACTAGCGTGATGGATATGATGGAATATACTTAGTTGTCATTTACTGTAACTTCAGCTTGCTTTTCTGGTAGAGATCTGTTGCCTTTTtgatcattaaaacaaaaatgatttcttcacaaatgtcactttaaaatgtgttttaatgctagcattttaattaatttagtgttttaatttattctggTACTGGCTGCAGTGATTGAATTAGATGGATGTTTTATGAAGtgttcttcaaattaaaaaaatgtaaagccaAGTGGCTGGTTTTATTAAGTGAAattaatgtactttttttttaatagacagGATAACAGCATATCATTAGTAAAAGCCTGCTGGAACGAACTTTTTACGCTTGGTCTTGCACAATGTTCACAAGTTATGAACGTGGCAACTATGTTAACTGCATTTGTTAATCACCTTCATAGCAGTTTACAGCAAGGTAAGGTGAATATTGTGCACGTTTGCATACTTGGGGAATTACATCATGGTTTTTAAGTTTTGAATTGAGCAGAAGTTTATTTACTCATCTGTCAATTGTTAATGAAAATTTACTGTTCATAAAATTGAACAATTGGTATTGACACAAAATAATACTAGAAAATACAGTTCTCAAGATGGAAATTTCTGGCAATTTTTCCAAAGTCATCTGTCAACTATGCTAATGCTTCCTTTcccccaaattaaaaaaacaaacaaactatatatatatatatttgcccATCTTTGTAATGTAGGTTAgcttttactgtttgttttggtttttaatcaTGTTTGATATCTGTGTGAACTCTAATAGTGTTCTGCTGTTCTGTTGGTGTACATCAGCTCAAAATAGGAATATTTCAGGCAGCCTCAACTTTAAGAACACAAGTGTACTGTGAATATGATTCCTCTCTATCAAGGGTGTAAAGAAGAACCCAACTGTCCTTGCTGTTCATAGCTGTGAAACAAAGCAGCTGAATGCCACCTTCGTGATGTACTTCCTGTACATAACTTGGCTTGTATATTAGTTTTAGACTCCATACAAGTCTTCCAAGCAGATTTACACTAAGTATGCCTCCTTCCTTTTTATCCTATGTCCTGCAtcttttgcatgttttacaTTAAATGAAGTTGGCCTTCTCTTTCATTTAGTCTACAGTGAAGGAAATGTTCTTGAGTGATATTCAAACTGAAGTAGGGGAGtcttttagttaaaataaaaataaaaatctttatctGTTCATAGTCTAGCACATTTTTTAAGTTAGATGTACATACAAAAATGTTAGCATTTTCAGGTATAACTAGATTTAGGATTATTTGCTGTTACTCTCTTTAATGCTATGCAAAAAGAGATCGGTAAACCATAGAAAAATAACTCTCTAAATTATaagtttttcctctccttttatGATGAAGAGATTAAAGAGTTCATTCTTAGGGgttttcaggtttaaaaaaatatccaaaagatcctgctttaaataaacaatagtttgtaataaaaacaaattgattAAACCACTAAACATAACGGATCAGCTAAATATGAACAAATTGTGAATATCTTTAGGAAGGATGCAAATGGAATTTGGGGACTTCCGTCAGTCTGCATAATTTATAAGCGTGTTCACCAAAAACTTTAATAATTAATGATGGTTTTACCTTTACTACAAATGTATATTCTTATTAATTTGGGAATTCAGTTTGAATGTACAAATCAGAAATTTATATCCAATGTCTTCCAGTTACTGAAGGGGGGGGAACAGCTCTGCACCAACATTCCCAGGAAAGGTGTATAGTGTACCTTCTTTTTCAGCAGTGGCATGGTCCTTGACTGACTAAAGTAATCCATCAATGAATATAAATACTGCACCTGACTCTTAGATGTACAGTGTAGATCTGCAATAGCAATGTTGCCTTTAGTTATAAATAGTCTTTCCTTGATTTAGTCCACCTCTGGTTATTGGAAACTTCAGTGACAGAAACTGTTGGCGTAAAGATTATTTAGACCTAGTATGTAAGTTTATAGATGGCATAGATTCCCCACTGTTTGATCTAATACAAatgattaatgtttttaaaaatccagtgTGACTACATTTTTGCACGTGTGTTGACATTGgggtttttgtattttatgtatgtgtCAACTCAGATAAGCTGCCAACAGACAGAGGAAAACTAGTAATGGAGCATATCTTCAAATTGCAAGAGTTCTGTAACAGTATGGTTAAGCTTTGCCTGGATGGATATGAATATGCATATTTGAAAGCAATCGTACTCTTCAGTCCTGGTATGTAATTATTCTTAAtgtaaacattctttttctacAACTATAGAGACTTAAGGTGTTAAAAGTCAGTTTaaaaattcatagaatcatttcagttggaaaagacctctaagatcatcaacctttaaaagaattttctgGTTTTTCCACAGGGGTATATTTTAGGTAAGCTATGGcgggggggtggaattagatgatctttgaggtcccttccaacccaggccattctatgattctgtgattttgcaaGTTTTAGGAAACAAATACTTCATagttttttatttgctttttcgTCTGAtgctattatttcttttccacaaaTGATATTTATGCATACAATATTCCAATAAATATCAGTGTATTGGAACAATGCTGTTCCATGCAACACAGAGAACAGAGGTATATCATAAGGAATGATGTAAACATTGCAAGTACTGCATTTATTTGAACTCTTCAGAATGTCCGGTTGTATTATAAACAATGAAGTAAAACACCAAcgtagaggaaaaaaataaagaggtaaAGCAGCATCCTTCATTAAAACTGTTGGAAAACTTGAAGTTGCTACAGCTATCAAATGATCATTTCAGCATGCTTACAAGTAGATAATCTGTATGGATTTTAAAGCATCTTATATGGAACAGATATAACAATACAGGGTGTCTTTCAGATCACCCAGGTCTAGAAAATGTGGTACAGATAGagaaatttcaagaaaaggCTTACATGGAGTTCCAAGACTATGTAACAAAAGCATATCCAGATGATACTTACAGGTATGTAAACTTACATGTTTACTTGATTGATTCTCTTTTCAGAGCACCAACAATATTGATATGTACAGTATTTCTTGTAATAAATATGtgcattttattcttcttaaatgtaaaaaattacttttagagcacttaaaatattatgtatatattcatacatattATGAATATAATGTATCTacttattcattattattttccaaaaagaaatattgtaaataaaataaatgaagtatttttattttttttcattttgaattgcACCTATGTAGAGTATTTCATCATTTAGTCTAAGTCCAAACATTGTACAGTCCATGCACATAGACttacatatttgcatttttgtactGTTGAAGGCATGACTAACTATATACTCCAC
This is a stretch of genomic DNA from Cygnus atratus isolate AKBS03 ecotype Queensland, Australia chromosome 1, CAtr_DNAZoo_HiC_assembly, whole genome shotgun sequence. It encodes these proteins:
- the NR2C1 gene encoding nuclear receptor subfamily 2 group C member 1 isoform X4, with protein sequence MDGTAQRIQIVPSDSGLSLPQRIQIVTDQQTGQKIQIVTALDQSSAGKQFILTNHDGSTPSKVILARQDSTPGKVILATPDAAGVNQLFFASPDISAQHIQILTDNSPNEQALNKVFDLCVVCGDKASGRHYGAVTCEGCKGFFKRSIRKNLVYSCRGTKDCVINKHHRNRCQYCRLQRCIAFGMKQDSVQCERKPIEVSREKSSNCAASTEKIYIRKDLRSPLAATPTFVTDNETARSTGLLESGMFVNIHQSGIKSEPTVLMTPDKVEACQGDLSTLANVVTSLANLGKSKDMSQSSTELSMIESLSNGDASLSELQQEEQASSDVTRSRCPTSRDTKDGIESMAFDTLAKALNPGESAACQNSDSVEGSVQLIGGETSMNIVEIEGPLLSDAHVAFRLTMPSPMPEYLNVHYICESASRLLFLSMHWARSIPCFQALGQDNSISLVKACWNELFTLGLAQCSQVMNVATMLTAFVNHLHSSLQQDKLPTDRGKLVMEHIFKLQEFCNSMVKLCLDGYEYAYLKAIVLFSPDHPGLENVVQIEKFQEKAYMEFQDYVTKAYPDDTYRLSRLLLRLPALRLMSAAITEELFFAGLIGNVQIDSIIPYILRMETADYNTQIIGHAV